The genome window caggcatcgggtgggggaggaggggggagagacgaGACACCGCCGAACTCGgccaaacccaagaccaccacgggagagggggagggagagagggagagagagagagagagagagagagagagagagaggggacagcgcAGCGCAGAAGCCCTGCAATCGATCCGGCCCAGCGGGGTGGGGGTTGCAAGGCGACAAGGGCAGGGAGAGGGCAGACCTGCGCCAATGCCGGCGCCCCCCCTTCACTCGGTGTACTCGGTGTACTTCTTCGCCGAGCCCCGGACGAGGTCAGCGGGGTACTTCTGGCCGTTCAGCTCCACCTTGCGCAGGACCGCTCGGGGCAGGTCGATGCGGCACTTCTCCGCCAGCCTCACCAGGTATATGAGGACGTCGCTCAGCTCGTTGGAGAGCGCCTCCACCTCCTTCGCCGTCCAGTCC of Carcharodon carcharias isolate sCarCar2 chromosome 38 unlocalized genomic scaffold, sCarCar2.pri SUPER_38_unloc_34, whole genome shotgun sequence contains these proteins:
- the dctpp1 gene encoding glutamyl-tRNA(Gln) amidotransferase subunit B, mitochondrial yields the protein MERAEEFTFSPEPNLEQIRRLHADFVNERDWNQYHQPRNLLLALVGEVGETAELFQWRGEVKEGLPDWTAKEVEALSNELSDVLIYLVRLAEKCRIDLPRAVLRKVELNGQKYPADLVRGSAKKYTEYTE